The Solirubrobacter pauli sequence CCCGGGCCGCCGACGTGGTCGAAGACGGCCGCGACGCCTTCGGGCGCGAGCGCGTGCACGCGCGCGGGCACGTCCTCGCTGCGATGGTCGATCACGGTCGCGCCGAGCGCACGCACTCGCTCGAGCTGCCGCGGGCCGGATGTCCCGATCACTTCGACGCCGGCGTGACGCGCGAGCTGCACGAGCACCGAGCCCACACCCCCGGACGCGCCGAGCACGACGATCGTGTCGCCGCGCTTGACCTTCGCGGCGCGATGCAGCATCCGCCACGCGGTGAGCCCGTTGACGACGACGGTCTCCGCCGCCTCGGCGCTCACGCCGTCCGGCACGGGCACGAGGTCGTCGCGGTCGAGCACCACGTGGTCGGCCCAGCCGCCGACCTTCGTCAACGCCGCGACGCGCTGCCCGGGCGCGAGGGCCGCCCCGGCCGCGCCGCCCGCCCCGGCCACGCCGCCCGCCCCGGCCACGCCGCCCGCCCCGGCCGCGCCGCCCGCCCCGGGTTCCCCCACGATCGTGCCGACGAGGTCGTAGCCCGGCACGAACGGGAACTTCGGCTGGTCGTAGTACTTGCCGCGGCGCATCTGCTGCTCCGCGAACGAGACGCCGGTCGCCTCGACGCGGACGAGCGCCTGCCCTGGCCCGGGCGCCGGCAGCTCGCGCGTCCGCACTCGCGGGAACTCGCCCTGCGCCGCCATCTCCAGCTCTGTCGCCTGCATGTCGTCGTCTCCGTGTTATAGGCTCTAACTGATGTTAGACACTCTAACCAGCGAACGCGGCGAGCAGGTACGGGCAGCCGTAAAGCGCATCGCGCTCACGCAGCTCGAGGCCGGCGGCCCCGCGGCGGTCGCGCTGAACGCGATCGCGCGCGAGCTCGGCGTGTCCGGCCCCGCGCTCTACCGCTACTTCAAGAACCGCGACGCGCTGCTCACCGCGCTCGTGATCGACGCGTACGACGACCTGGCGGCCGTGCTCGAGCCGTCAGCGGACGTGTGGGCCGCGCTGCAGGCGTACCGCGCGTGGGCGCTCGAGCAGCCGCACCGCTACCGGCTCCTGTTCAGCGCGCCGTGGCCGGGCTACGACCCGCACCAGCCGGCGCTCGTCGCTGCGGCACAGCGCTCGATGGCCGTGCTGCTGCGGTTCGTCGCCGAAGAGCGCGCGGTGACGCTGTGGTCACGCGTTCACGGGCACGTGAGCCTGGAGATCGAGGGCAACTTCGCCTCGATGGGGCTCGACGCCACCCGGCTGTTCGCGCACGTCACGGCTTGATCGGAAGCCGGTCCACGTCCCGGTGGGCCGACTCCACGAAGTACTCCGGGCGGTCCCGGAAGTGCGCCGCGAGGTTCTCGGTGATGGCCACGGAGCGGTGGCGACCGCCGGTGCACCCGATGGCGACCATCAGGTGCGCCTTGCCCTCCGCGATGTACTGCGGCAGCAGGAACTCGAGCAGCGGCTTGACGTGGCCGTAGAACTCCTCGAGCCGGCCGTCGCGCCCGACGTAGTCGACGATCCTTTGGTCGAACCCGGTCAGCGGGCGCAGGTCGACGTCGTAGTGCGGGTTGGGCAGGAAGCGCACGTCGAACGCGAGGTCCGCGTCGCGCGGCGGGCCGTGCTTGTGCCCGAACGACGTGAACGTGACCGCGAGCTTGCCCGACGACGAGCCCGGGCCGAGCAGCTCGTCGGCGACCTTGCGCCGCAGCGCCGCCGCGCTCAAGCCGCTCGTGTCGATCACGATGTCGGCGCGCCGGCTCACCGGGTCCAGCAGCTCGATCTCGGCGCGGATGCCGTCGACGACGCTCCCGTGCGGGGACAGCGGGTGGCGCCGGCGCGTCTCCTTGTACCGGGTGACCAGCGTCTGCTCGTCCGCGGCCAGGAACACCACGCGGTGCGCGACGCCGGCCTCGGCCATCTGGTCCAGCACCCCCGCGAGCCCGACCACGTAGTCGCCGCCGCGTGAGTCGCACACCACCGCGGCGCGCTCGACCTTCGAGCCCGCGTGCATGAACAGCGCCGAGAGCGAGCGGATCATCTCGCTCGGCAGGTTGTCGACGCAGAAGTAGCCCGCGTCCTCGAAGACGTTCATCGCGCTCGACTTCCCCGCGCCCGAGAGCCCGGAGATGACCACGAAGTCCTCCAGGTTGGAGTTGGAGGCCCGCCCGTCCGCGTCTCGCACCGCGTTGGCCACTAGCGCCCCGTCTTGTTGAGGTGGGCGTACAGGTCGCGCGCGACCTTCTGCGGGAAGCCGGGAACCTGCTCCAGCGCCTCGCGCGAGGCGCCCAACACCGCCTCGGGTGAGCCGAAGTGCTTGAGCAGCGCCCGCTTGCGCGCCGGGCCGACGCCCGGCAGCTCGTCCATGATCGACTCCGTCATGGCCTTGTCACGGCGGATGCGGTGGTGGGTGATCGCGAAGCGGTGGGCTTCGTCGCGGACGCGCTGGAGCAGCTGCAGCTCCGGCGTGTCGTGCGCCATCAGGACGGGGTTCGGCGAGCCCGGCAGGAAGACCTCCTCGATCCGCTTGGCCAGCGACACGACCGCCACGCCGCTGTCCCGGAAGCCTTGCAGGTGCGGGAGCCCGGCGCTCAGCTGGCCCTTGCCGCCGTCGATCACGATCAGGTTCGGCAGCGCCGCGAAGGACGCGTCGCGCTCGGCGTCGTAGGGCGACTTCCCGTTCTGCTTCTCCCACTGCCCGTACCGGCGCGACAGGACCTCGGCCATCGACGCGAAATCATCGTTGCCATCGTGCGAGCGGATGGTGAAGCGCCGGTAATCGCTCTTCTTCGGCGCGCCGCCCTCGAACACGACCATCGACGCGACCGTGTGGGTGCCACCGACGTGCGAGATGTCGAAGCACTCGATCCGCACGGGCAGCGCGTCCAGCTCCAGCGCCGACTGCAGGCCGTTGAGCGAGTCCACGCGCTGCTGGCGCTTGCGCTCGGTCTTGAGCTTCTCCTGGTCGAGCGCGAGCTTGGCGTTGCGCTCGGCCAGGTCGAGGATGCGCCGCTTGCCGCCGCGCTCGGAGGCGCGGATCTCGACGTTCGAGCCGCGCCGCTCGCCCAGCAGCTGGCCGAGCACCTCGAGCTCCGACCCCTCCGACATGACGCCCTGCACGACGATCAGCGCCGGGATGCTCAACGCGCTCGCGTAGAACTGGAGCATGAACTCCTCGATCACGATCGCCGGGTCCTGCTCGGCCTGGTTGTCGAGGTAGAACGACTGGCGGTCGCTGAGCACGCCGTCGCGCACCTGGAAGACCTGCGCGTTGGCCTCGGTGCCCTCGACGGCCACGGCGACGGCGTCGTAGGTGCCGGCGCCACCCTCCGCCACGCGCTGGCGCTCGAGCAGCGCCTTGACGGCCTGGAGGCGGTTGCGCTCGATCGTCGCCTGCTCGTAGTCGCGCTCGCCGGCCGCGAAGTACATCTTCTTCTCGAGGTCGCGCTCGATCTGCTTGAAGCGGCCCGACAGGAACGAGACGACGCCGTCGATGCCCTCGCGGTACTCCTCCTTGGAGACGTACCCGACGCAGGGCGCCCCGCAGCGCTTGATGTAGTAGTCCAGGCACGGGGAGCCGCTGTGGCGGCCCGGCTCCGGCCCCTCGCAGGAGCGGAAGAGGAAGATCTTCCCGAGCAGGTCCAGCGTCCCGCGTACGCGCTTGGCGCTGCTGTACGGCCCGAAGTAGGCCCGCTCCTTCTTGTGGCGCTCGCGTGTGAAGTACACCCGCGGGAAGTCCTCGTCGAGGCTGATCGCGATGTACGGGTACGACTTGTCGTCGCGCAGCCGGATGTTGAACTTCGGCTTGTACTGCTTGATGAAGTTCTGCTCGGTGAGCAGCGCCTCCGCCTCGGTCGCGACGACGAGCGGCTGGATGTCGTCGATCTCGGACGTGAGCGCGGTCGTGCCGTACATCGTCGGGTTCGAGAAGTGACTCGCGACGCGCTTGCGGATCGACTTCGCCTTGCCGACGTAGATGACCTTGCCGCGGCGGTCCCGGAAGACGTACACGCCGGGCTGATCCGGCAGGGAGAGGCGTTGCTCGCGAAGGCGTTCGGATTCCGTTTGAACAGCCATCAAGTCCTGCAACGAAGGGTACGACCAACGCCGGTCCGCAACTCAGGGGGCTGCTATCGGTTCCTCCCCGTATGCACCGAACGAGAACGACGATCGTCGTGGCCGTCATCGCGGCCCTCGCCATGTGCGCTCCGGCTTCCGCCAACTACCGGGTCGGTCTGAGTGAGCAGAATGCAGCGGTCTTCAGCCAGCCTGCGTGGCAGGCGCTGAAGCTCAAGCGCGTCCGCTACATCGTCCCGTGGGACTACGTCAAGGCGGGACACCAGGTCGAAGTCGACCAGTACCTGGCCGCGGCGCGCGCCGCGAACCAGGACGTGCTCCTCATGTTCACGGCCCATCGTGGTTGCTGGAACGGCAGGAGCTACTCCAAGCGCAAGGACTGCAAGGCGCCCTCGACGAGCGCCTACAAGAAGGCCGTGTCGGCCTTCCGCAAGCAGTACCCGTGGATCAAGACGTACGCGCCGTGGAATGAGGCGAACCACAAGTCGCAGCCGACGGCCAGCAGCCCGAAGCGCGCCGCCCAGTACTACTCGACGCTGCGCAGCGTGTGCGGCCGCAAGTGCAAGGTGATGGCCGCCGACGTGCTCGACCAGAGCACCGTCCGGACGTGGCTGAAGAGCTTCATCAAGTACTCCAAGAACAAGGGCCGCCTGTGGGGCCTGCACAACTACAAGGACGTCAACCGCAAGCAGTCCAAGGGCCTGACGACGGTCCTGAAGACCGTTCCGGGTGAGGTCTGGCTGACCGAGACCGGCGGCATCACCACGTTCGCCCCGGACTTCCCGACGTCGGCCACGCGCGCCGCGTCCTCGACCAAGTACATGTTCACGCTCGCCGATCGGTTCGACTCCAAGCGCAAGGGCTACAAGTCGAAGCTGACGCGCCTGTACGTCTACCGCTGGTTCGGCGAGGAGGGCACGAACTGGGACTCGGGCCTCGTGAACCCGGACGGCACGTCCCGTCCCGCGCTCGAGCAGTTCCAGAAGTACGCCGCGAAGCGCCTGAAGTAGCGAGTAGGGTCCGCCCCTCCATGGGGTTGGTCAATCTCTACTCAGATACGCAGACCCGTCCGACCTCCGCCATGCGCAAGGCCATGGCGGAGGCGGAAGTGGGTGACGAGCAGCGCTTCGAGGACCCGCAGGTCACGGAGCTGTGCTCGCGGGTGGCTTCCCTGCTCGGGTTCGAGGCCGCCGTCTTCCTCCCGTCCGGGACGATGTGCAACGAGATCGCCTTCCGGCTGCACATCCGGCCGGGCGGCGACGAGGCGATCCTGCACCGGACGTCGCACCCGATCATCGCCGAGGCCGGCGGCCCGGCGGCGTTCGCCGGAGCGATGATGTACCCGCTGGACACGCCCAAGGGGATGTTCACCGGCGACGACGTGCGCGGCGCGCTGCGCTACCCGGATCGCTACAACCCGCGCTCCCGGCTCGTCTCGGTCGAGCAGACCACGAACATGGCGGGCGGGCGGGTGTGGCCCTTGGATCAGCTGCGCGGCGTCGTCGACGTGGCGTCCGAGGCCGGGCTGCGCCTGCACATGGACGGCGCGCGGCTGATGAACGCGGTGGTCGCCTCCGGCGTCGCGGCGTCCGAGATGACGCGCGGGTTCGACACCGCATGGCTGGACTTCACCAAGGGCCTGAGCGCACCGCTGGGCGCGTGCCTGGCGGGGTCCGCGGAGCTAATCGACGAGGCCTGGCGCTACAAGCAGATGCTCGGCGGTGCGCTGCGGCAGGCGGGGATCGTCGCGGCGGGCGCGCTCTACGCGCTCGACCACCATGTGGACCGGCTGGCCGAGGACCACGCGAACGCGCAGACGCTGGCCCGCGGTCTGGCCGAGCTGCCGGGCGTGAGCATCGACCCGGACACCGTCGAGACGAACATCGTCATCTTCGAGCACGACGAACCCGAGGGTCTGTGCGCCGCGTTGCGCGAGCACGACGTGGTCATGGGTGCGGTCGGGCCGCGGCGGGTACGGGCGGTCACGCACCTCGATGTGGACGGCGACGGGATACGAACGGCGCTGCGCGCGCTAGAACGGGTGTGCGTGCGATGAGGCTCGAAGGCATTCATCACATCACCGCGATCACCGGCGACGCGCCGCGCAACGTCGACTTCTACGTGCGGCTGCTGGGGCTTCGCCTCGTCAAGAAGTCCGTCAACCAGGACGATCCGACCGTCTACCACCTCTTCTACGCCGACGAGCACGGGTCGGCGGGGTCGGACCTGACGTTCTTCGAGTACCCCAATGCGCGGCCCGGCCGCGCCGGCGCGGGGATGGCGCACCGGATCGTCCATCGCGTGGGCTCGGCCGACACGCTCGACTTCTGGGCCGACCGGCTCGGCTCCGAAGGCGTCGACACGGCACGGGTGGAGTCCGGGCTGCGGTTCGCCGACTTCGAGGGCCTGCAGCACGAGCTGCGGGCCGTCGACGTGCCCGACGCGCCGCTCGCGGCCCGGTCGACCGAGGTTCCGGCCGAGCACGCGCTGCTCGGCTTCCACGAGGTGCACGCCGCGGTCGCGGACCCGCGCAAGTCCGAGAAGCACCTGCGCGAGACGCTCGCCTTCGAGGAGGTCGGCACGCACGCGTTCGAGGCGCGCGGCGCCGCGCGCGGCGGGTCGATCGTCTTCGAGCCGTCGCCCGGCCGCGGGTTCGGTGGGGCGGGCACGATCCACCACATCGCCTGGGCCTCCCCCATGGACGACCACGAGGCCTGGCGCGAGCGCCTGGCGGCGTCCGGGCTCCAGGTGACGCCGGTGATCGACCGCTTCTACTTCCGGTCGGTGTACTCGCGCGAGCCGGGCGGGATCCTGTACGAGATCGCCACGATCGGCCCCGGCTTCGCGACCGACGAGCCGGCCGAGTCGCTGGGT is a genomic window containing:
- a CDS encoding medium chain dehydrogenase/reductase family protein; this translates as MQATELEMAAQGEFPRVRTRELPAPGPGQALVRVEATGVSFAEQQMRRGKYYDQPKFPFVPGYDLVGTIVGEPGAGGAAGAGGVAGAGGVAGAGGAAGAALAPGQRVAALTKVGGWADHVVLDRDDLVPVPDGVSAEAAETVVVNGLTAWRMLHRAAKVKRGDTIVVLGASGGVGSVLVQLARHAGVEVIGTSGPRQLERVRALGATVIDHRSEDVPARVHALAPEGVAAVFDHVGGPGIDASWRMLARGGTLVSYGTASTRDVPGNPALPVLKLIAKLQVWNVLPNGRKATFFNLWAGHRFRRAHFRAQLREDLTRVFALLRDGVIEPQVAARYPLTEAAEALRFAEAGGFTGKVVLVP
- a CDS encoding TetR/AcrR family transcriptional regulator, whose translation is MLDTLTSERGEQVRAAVKRIALTQLEAGGPAAVALNAIARELGVSGPALYRYFKNRDALLTALVIDAYDDLAAVLEPSADVWAALQAYRAWALEQPHRYRLLFSAPWPGYDPHQPALVAAAQRSMAVLLRFVAEERAVTLWSRVHGHVSLEIEGNFASMGLDATRLFAHVTA
- the rapZ gene encoding RNase adapter RapZ; protein product: MANAVRDADGRASNSNLEDFVVISGLSGAGKSSAMNVFEDAGYFCVDNLPSEMIRSLSALFMHAGSKVERAAVVCDSRGGDYVVGLAGVLDQMAEAGVAHRVVFLAADEQTLVTRYKETRRRHPLSPHGSVVDGIRAEIELLDPVSRRADIVIDTSGLSAAALRRKVADELLGPGSSSGKLAVTFTSFGHKHGPPRDADLAFDVRFLPNPHYDVDLRPLTGFDQRIVDYVGRDGRLEEFYGHVKPLLEFLLPQYIAEGKAHLMVAIGCTGGRHRSVAITENLAAHFRDRPEYFVESAHRDVDRLPIKP
- the uvrC gene encoding excinuclease ABC subunit UvrC; its protein translation is MAVQTESERLREQRLSLPDQPGVYVFRDRRGKVIYVGKAKSIRKRVASHFSNPTMYGTTALTSEIDDIQPLVVATEAEALLTEQNFIKQYKPKFNIRLRDDKSYPYIAISLDEDFPRVYFTRERHKKERAYFGPYSSAKRVRGTLDLLGKIFLFRSCEGPEPGRHSGSPCLDYYIKRCGAPCVGYVSKEEYREGIDGVVSFLSGRFKQIERDLEKKMYFAAGERDYEQATIERNRLQAVKALLERQRVAEGGAGTYDAVAVAVEGTEANAQVFQVRDGVLSDRQSFYLDNQAEQDPAIVIEEFMLQFYASALSIPALIVVQGVMSEGSELEVLGQLLGERRGSNVEIRASERGGKRRILDLAERNAKLALDQEKLKTERKRQQRVDSLNGLQSALELDALPVRIECFDISHVGGTHTVASMVVFEGGAPKKSDYRRFTIRSHDGNDDFASMAEVLSRRYGQWEKQNGKSPYDAERDASFAALPNLIVIDGGKGQLSAGLPHLQGFRDSGVAVVSLAKRIEEVFLPGSPNPVLMAHDTPELQLLQRVRDEAHRFAITHHRIRRDKAMTESIMDELPGVGPARKRALLKHFGSPEAVLGASREALEQVPGFPQKVARDLYAHLNKTGR
- a CDS encoding glycosyl hydrolase, which produces MHRTRTTIVVAVIAALAMCAPASANYRVGLSEQNAAVFSQPAWQALKLKRVRYIVPWDYVKAGHQVEVDQYLAAARAANQDVLLMFTAHRGCWNGRSYSKRKDCKAPSTSAYKKAVSAFRKQYPWIKTYAPWNEANHKSQPTASSPKRAAQYYSTLRSVCGRKCKVMAADVLDQSTVRTWLKSFIKYSKNKGRLWGLHNYKDVNRKQSKGLTTVLKTVPGEVWLTETGGITTFAPDFPTSATRAASSTKYMFTLADRFDSKRKGYKSKLTRLYVYRWFGEEGTNWDSGLVNPDGTSRPALEQFQKYAAKRLK
- a CDS encoding threonine aldolase family protein encodes the protein MGLVNLYSDTQTRPTSAMRKAMAEAEVGDEQRFEDPQVTELCSRVASLLGFEAAVFLPSGTMCNEIAFRLHIRPGGDEAILHRTSHPIIAEAGGPAAFAGAMMYPLDTPKGMFTGDDVRGALRYPDRYNPRSRLVSVEQTTNMAGGRVWPLDQLRGVVDVASEAGLRLHMDGARLMNAVVASGVAASEMTRGFDTAWLDFTKGLSAPLGACLAGSAELIDEAWRYKQMLGGALRQAGIVAAGALYALDHHVDRLAEDHANAQTLARGLAELPGVSIDPDTVETNIVIFEHDEPEGLCAALREHDVVMGAVGPRRVRAVTHLDVDGDGIRTALRALERVCVR
- a CDS encoding VOC family protein — encoded protein: MRLEGIHHITAITGDAPRNVDFYVRLLGLRLVKKSVNQDDPTVYHLFYADEHGSAGSDLTFFEYPNARPGRAGAGMAHRIVHRVGSADTLDFWADRLGSEGVDTARVESGLRFADFEGLQHELRAVDVPDAPLAARSTEVPAEHALLGFHEVHAAVADPRKSEKHLRETLAFEEVGTHAFEARGAARGGSIVFEPSPGRGFGGAGTIHHIAWASPMDDHEAWRERLAASGLQVTPVIDRFYFRSVYSREPGGILYEIATIGPGFATDEPAESLGESLALPPDVERLRTQVEPLLTPLPDVRQWRPSGAQAS